In the Kaistella sp. 97-N-M2 genome, one interval contains:
- a CDS encoding tetratricopeptide repeat protein — protein sequence MKAIDAGDTATTNAQIAAAEAAMGGKTYLLEPAVLEQYYYAKGLSLLKAGKNAEGASYLAKMSDLGKAKIYTGKDSSKNKVYYVGKEEADKSGIQGLKEETYTPTLNGKIGNAVNPLIEAANKSAMDAYNAKNYSAAAPKFKEVYDLLKAGGQDNKQYLYYSGLNYALAGQKEDAINVYNDLINSGYTGAEVTYTAKNKKSGAVESLDKTSWDLYKKMGASAEYTDFKVETSKKIEAELYETNAALLIEADKNDEALALIEKGLKKYPANAKLSELQGTAYFKAGKMDDFIGNLKVQTTKNPNDPNNWYNLGVLQSKDPATQADAIASYKKAVELKPDMSQAWQNLTYVTMGDDAKAIDDYNAAKKAGKTDLANKIINARRERLAAALPYAEKWYQNDSNDIEAVSLLKGLYLSTKNDAKFQEFKAKEAAMSAAQK from the coding sequence GTGAAGGCAATTGATGCAGGAGATACTGCGACAACCAATGCACAAATCGCTGCTGCAGAAGCAGCAATGGGCGGAAAAACCTACCTGTTGGAGCCTGCCGTTTTAGAACAGTATTATTATGCAAAAGGATTATCACTTCTGAAAGCGGGTAAAAATGCGGAAGGCGCATCCTACCTTGCAAAAATGAGTGACCTTGGAAAAGCAAAAATTTATACGGGTAAAGACAGTTCTAAGAACAAAGTCTACTACGTAGGAAAAGAGGAAGCCGACAAATCCGGAATTCAGGGCTTGAAGGAAGAAACATATACTCCTACCCTAAACGGAAAGATTGGAAATGCTGTAAATCCTTTAATTGAAGCGGCCAACAAAAGTGCAATGGACGCTTACAACGCGAAAAACTATTCCGCTGCAGCGCCAAAATTTAAAGAAGTTTACGATCTCTTAAAAGCAGGAGGTCAGGACAACAAACAATATCTTTATTATTCTGGGCTCAACTATGCTTTAGCAGGTCAGAAAGAGGATGCCATCAATGTTTATAATGATCTTATCAACTCCGGCTACACCGGCGCGGAAGTAACTTACACCGCAAAAAACAAAAAATCCGGTGCCGTAGAATCTCTGGATAAAACGTCCTGGGACCTTTATAAAAAAATGGGAGCGTCTGCAGAATATACCGATTTCAAAGTAGAAACGTCCAAAAAAATTGAAGCAGAACTTTACGAAACCAACGCGGCGTTGCTTATAGAGGCAGATAAAAATGACGAAGCTTTAGCCCTCATCGAGAAAGGTCTTAAAAAATATCCTGCCAATGCGAAACTTTCGGAATTACAGGGAACTGCCTATTTCAAGGCCGGCAAAATGGACGATTTTATTGGAAACTTAAAAGTTCAGACCACAAAAAATCCAAACGATCCGAACAACTGGTATAATTTAGGCGTTTTGCAAAGTAAGGATCCGGCCACGCAGGCAGATGCCATCGCTTCCTACAAAAAAGCCGTAGAGTTAAAACCCGACATGTCTCAGGCCTGGCAAAATTTAACCTACGTAACAATGGGTGATGATGCCAAAGCAATTGATGACTATAATGCGGCGAAAAAAGCAGGTAAAACCGACCTTGCCAACAAAATCATCAATGCACGTCGCGAAAGATTAGCTGCCGCCTTGCCATACGCAGAGAAATGGTATCAGAACGATTCCAACGATATAGAAGCGGTAAGTTTGCTTAAAGGTTTATATTTATCAACCAAAAACGACGCTAAGTTTCAGGAATTTAAAGCCAAGGAAGCAGCGATGAGTGCTGCTCAGAAGTAA